GGATGTTCCCCTTCGTTTTTCCGAGCGCCTGGCGCGACACGTTTCGTAAAATAGCGGAACGGCCGCCCCATCAGATTCGCGTGGGCGGCCTGATCGTGATGGTGCTCGGGCTGATCCTGCTGTTTAT
The nucleotide sequence above comes from Paraburkholderia sp. FT54. Encoded proteins:
- a CDS encoding DUF2065 domain-containing protein, whose translation is MDIAGSLLLAIALMLIIEGMFPFVFPSAWRDTFRKIAERPPHQIRVGGLIVMVLGLILLFIVT